One stretch of Akkermansia sp. RCC_12PD DNA includes these proteins:
- the groL gene encoding chaperonin GroEL (60 kDa chaperone family; promotes refolding of misfolded polypeptides especially under stressful conditions; forms two stacked rings of heptamers to form a barrel-shaped 14mer; ends can be capped by GroES; misfolded proteins enter the barrel where they are refolded when GroES binds) translates to MMAKQIQFDETARQALLRGVEQIAKAVKSTLGPAGRNVVIDKKFGSPLITKDGVTVAKEIELEDPFENMGAQLVREVSSKTNDVAGDGTTTATVLAESIYREGLRNVTAGANPISLQRGIMKASDAVVEELKKISKPVDSSKEVAQVATVSANWDDEIGNIIAEAMDKVGKDGTITVEEAKGIETTLDVVEGMQFDKGYLSPYFVTNAETMEAVLENPYILIHEKKINNLKDFLPLLEKVAKSGRPFLVIAEDIEGEALATLVVNRLRGVLNICAVKAPGFGDRRKAMMEDIAILTGGKCITEDLGIKLENVGIEDLGQAKRVTVSKDETVIVEGAGKSADIEARISQIRHQIKDTTSDYDREKLQERLAKLAGGVAVIHVGAATETEMKEKKARVDDALHATRAAVEEGIVPGGGVALIRAQKAIDGLKLEGDEHTGAEIVYRAVEAPLRQLACNAGREGALIVAKVKGMKKAAEGYNVATDKYEDLLSAGVVDPTKVTRSALQNAASIAGLLLTTECVIADKPEKKGCGCGSGAPDMGGMGGMGGMGMM, encoded by the coding sequence ATTATGGCTAAACAAATCCAATTTGATGAAACCGCTCGCCAGGCGCTGCTCCGCGGCGTGGAACAGATCGCCAAGGCTGTCAAGAGCACGCTGGGCCCTGCCGGTCGCAACGTGGTGATCGACAAGAAATTCGGCTCTCCCCTCATCACCAAGGACGGTGTGACAGTGGCCAAGGAAATCGAACTGGAAGACCCGTTTGAAAACATGGGCGCCCAGCTTGTCCGCGAAGTCTCTTCCAAGACCAACGACGTGGCCGGTGACGGCACCACCACCGCCACCGTACTGGCTGAAAGCATTTACCGCGAAGGCCTGCGCAACGTCACCGCCGGCGCCAACCCGATTTCCCTTCAGAGGGGCATCATGAAGGCCTCCGACGCCGTGGTGGAAGAACTCAAGAAAATCAGCAAGCCCGTTGACTCCAGCAAGGAGGTGGCCCAGGTCGCTACCGTTTCCGCCAACTGGGACGATGAAATCGGCAATATCATTGCCGAAGCCATGGACAAGGTGGGCAAGGACGGCACCATCACCGTGGAAGAAGCCAAGGGCATTGAAACCACGCTGGACGTGGTGGAAGGCATGCAGTTTGACAAGGGCTACCTGTCTCCCTACTTCGTGACCAACGCGGAAACGATGGAAGCGGTTCTGGAAAACCCCTACATCCTGATTCACGAGAAGAAGATCAACAACTTGAAGGATTTCCTTCCGTTGCTTGAAAAAGTGGCCAAGAGCGGCCGTCCCTTCCTGGTCATTGCCGAAGACATCGAAGGCGAAGCCCTCGCCACCCTCGTGGTCAACCGTCTGCGCGGTGTGCTGAACATCTGTGCCGTGAAGGCCCCCGGCTTCGGCGACCGCCGCAAGGCCATGATGGAAGACATCGCCATCCTGACGGGCGGCAAATGCATCACGGAAGACCTCGGCATCAAGCTGGAAAACGTGGGTATTGAAGACCTCGGTCAGGCCAAGCGCGTCACCGTCTCCAAGGATGAAACCGTCATCGTGGAAGGCGCAGGAAAGTCCGCGGACATTGAAGCCCGCATTTCCCAGATCCGCCATCAGATCAAGGACACCACGTCCGACTACGACCGTGAAAAACTCCAGGAACGCCTGGCCAAGCTGGCCGGCGGCGTGGCCGTCATCCATGTGGGTGCCGCTACGGAGACGGAAATGAAGGAAAAGAAGGCCCGTGTGGACGACGCCCTGCATGCGACCCGTGCGGCCGTGGAAGAAGGCATCGTGCCCGGCGGCGGCGTAGCCCTGATCCGTGCCCAGAAGGCCATTGATGGCCTGAAGCTGGAAGGGGACGAACACACCGGCGCGGAAATCGTGTACCGTGCGGTGGAGGCTCCGCTCCGCCAGCTTGCCTGCAATGCCGGCCGCGAAGGCGCCCTCATCGTCGCCAAGGTGAAAGGCATGAAGAAGGCTGCCGAAGGCTACAACGTGGCCACGGACAAGTACGAAGACCTGCTTTCCGCCGGTGTGGTGGACCCGACGAAGGTGACCCGTTCCGCTCTGCAGAACGCGGCTTCCATCGCCGGCCTCCTGCTTACCACGGAATGCGTCATTGCCGACAAGCCCGAGAAGAAGGGCTGCGGATGCGGCAGCGGCGCTCCCGACATGGGCGGCATGGGAGGAATGGGCGGCATGGGCATGATGTAA
- the groES gene encoding co-chaperone GroES — MANIKPLGQRVLVKRIEAETKTAGGLFLPDTAKEKPQEAEVISVGTGGRDEKGALIEFTVKPGDRVLISKYGGTEIKLDGEDYLILSENDILAIIG, encoded by the coding sequence ATGGCTAACATCAAACCCCTCGGACAACGTGTGCTGGTCAAGCGCATTGAAGCTGAAACCAAAACCGCCGGCGGTCTGTTCCTGCCGGACACCGCCAAGGAAAAACCGCAGGAAGCTGAAGTGATCTCCGTAGGTACCGGAGGCCGCGACGAGAAAGGCGCCCTGATCGAATTCACCGTCAAGCCCGGCGACCGGGTTCTCATTTCCAAGTACGGCGGTACGGAAATCAAGCTGGACGGAGAAGATTATCTGATTCTGTCTGAAAACGACATTCTGGCCATCATCGGCTAA
- the dnaK gene encoding molecular chaperone DnaK — translation MAKILGIDLGTTNSCMAVMEGGQATVLENSEGARTTPSIVAFTKSGERLVGQAAKRQAVTNPKNTVFSSKRLIGRKYSELTDEDKKVPYEIVEAPNGDAYIRVEVGGEKKTFSPQEIASMVLAKLKADAESKLGETITEAVITVPAYFNDAQRNATKAAGEIAGLKVRRIINEPTAAALAYGLDKKSNENIAVYDLGGGTFDISVLEIGDGVFEVKASDGDTHLGGDDWDNAIISWIMDEFKKDSGMDLSNQPDAIQRIKEEAEKAKIALSSTQSYDISLPFITADASGPKHIQLTLSRPKLEQLTEDLLDRTRKPVLDCISASGLKTGDIDELVLVGGMTRMPAVQEMAHTLAGKEPHKGVNPDEVVAVGAAIQGGVLQGDVNDVLLLDVTPLTLSIETMGGIATPMIDRNTTIPVRKSQVFSTAADNQPAVDIRVCQGERKMFEDNKLLGNFKLDGISPAPRGVPQIEVTFDIDANGILHVSAKDKGTGKEQKISIQGSSGLSKDEIERAKRDAEAHAEEDKRRAEEIDTVNQADSLCFSVERQLKDMGDKLPADLKSDIEGKVTKLKEAISRKDYEAIKSGKSDLEAKLEALYKAAEAAQQSAGASGPMPGAAPEEEASDGPRKAKGRVVDAEIVDDDK, via the coding sequence ATGGCTAAAATATTAGGAATTGACTTGGGCACGACCAACTCGTGCATGGCTGTGATGGAAGGCGGTCAGGCGACCGTTCTTGAAAACAGCGAAGGTGCGCGCACCACTCCCTCCATTGTGGCCTTCACCAAAAGCGGTGAACGTCTCGTGGGGCAGGCCGCCAAACGCCAGGCGGTAACCAATCCGAAGAACACCGTGTTTTCCTCCAAGCGTCTGATCGGCCGCAAGTACAGCGAGTTGACGGACGAGGATAAAAAGGTTCCTTATGAAATTGTGGAAGCTCCCAACGGGGATGCTTACATCCGCGTGGAAGTGGGCGGTGAAAAGAAAACTTTCTCACCCCAGGAAATCGCTTCCATGGTGCTGGCCAAGCTGAAGGCCGATGCGGAATCCAAACTGGGCGAAACTATCACGGAAGCCGTGATCACCGTCCCCGCCTATTTCAACGACGCCCAGCGCAACGCGACCAAGGCCGCCGGTGAAATCGCCGGGCTGAAGGTGCGCCGCATCATTAACGAACCGACCGCTGCGGCCCTGGCCTACGGCCTGGACAAGAAGTCCAATGAAAACATCGCCGTTTATGACCTTGGCGGCGGCACCTTCGATATTTCCGTGCTGGAAATCGGCGACGGCGTCTTCGAAGTAAAAGCTTCCGACGGCGATACCCACCTGGGCGGCGACGACTGGGACAACGCGATCATTTCCTGGATCATGGATGAGTTCAAGAAGGATTCCGGCATGGATCTTTCCAATCAGCCGGACGCCATCCAGCGTATCAAGGAAGAGGCTGAAAAGGCCAAGATTGCCCTTTCCTCCACCCAGAGCTACGATATCAGCCTGCCGTTCATCACGGCGGACGCTTCCGGCCCCAAGCATATTCAGCTGACGCTGAGCCGTCCCAAACTGGAACAGCTTACGGAAGACCTGCTGGACCGCACCCGCAAGCCCGTGCTGGACTGCATTTCCGCCTCCGGACTGAAGACCGGCGACATTGATGAACTGGTGCTGGTGGGCGGCATGACCCGCATGCCCGCCGTTCAGGAAATGGCCCATACGCTGGCCGGCAAGGAACCCCACAAGGGCGTGAACCCGGACGAAGTGGTGGCTGTAGGCGCCGCTATTCAGGGTGGCGTCCTCCAGGGCGACGTGAATGACGTTCTGCTGCTGGACGTGACTCCCCTGACATTGTCCATTGAAACAATGGGCGGCATCGCCACTCCGATGATCGACCGCAACACGACCATCCCCGTGCGTAAGAGCCAGGTATTCTCCACCGCTGCGGACAACCAGCCCGCCGTGGATATCCGCGTGTGCCAGGGCGAACGCAAAATGTTTGAGGACAACAAGCTTCTCGGCAACTTCAAACTGGACGGCATTTCTCCGGCTCCCCGCGGCGTGCCTCAGATTGAAGTTACCTTCGACATTGACGCCAACGGCATTCTGCACGTTTCCGCCAAGGACAAGGGGACCGGCAAGGAACAGAAGATTTCCATTCAAGGTTCCAGCGGCCTTTCCAAGGATGAAATCGAGCGCGCCAAGCGCGATGCGGAAGCCCATGCGGAAGAAGACAAGAGGCGCGCCGAAGAAATTGACACCGTCAACCAGGCCGACTCCCTTTGCTTCTCCGTGGAACGCCAGCTTAAAGACATGGGCGACAAGCTGCCCGCGGATCTCAAGAGCGACATTGAAGGCAAGGTGACCAAGTTGAAGGAAGCCATTTCCAGGAAGGACTATGAGGCTATCAAGTCCGGCAAGAGCGACCTGGAAGCCAAACTGGAAGCCCTTTACAAGGCAGCGGAAGCCGCCCAGCAGTCCGCCGGTGCGTCCGGCCCCATGCCGGGAGCCGCTCCTGAGGAAGAAGCTTCCGACGGCCCCCGCAAGGCTAAAGGCCGCGTGGTGGACGCCGAAATCGTCGACGACGACAAATAA
- a CDS encoding glycosyltransferase translates to MRIDLVTDTYEPDVNGVAMTLGRLVKDLKARGHLVHVLRASERGSASMTGETVMPSLSLPIYHEVKIGLPSVDRFRSRWLRKRPDVVYVATESPMGASASKAARALEIPVVMGFHTNFHQYMKNYNFSGLENAALNYLRKLHNRARLTVVPTEEMLISLSGLGFERLAVMGRGVDTVLFDPEKRDISLRQSWGVWRDEIVFGVVGRLAREKNLVTVLSLYTRLQREFPDRGMKMVVVGDGPMMNGLRSEFPDAVFCGVRSGEDLARHYAAMDVLLFASETETFGNVLLEGMASGLATVSYRYAASADVVLNGVNGLQAEKGDVEGFYAAMRRLLQEAELVRRLGEQGRQAVRFRTWDAVCDRFEEILASVACEENGAGCARPPCGAVLECRTVFLSDIHLGTKDSRADECRRFLKHIRAEKIVLVGDIVDAWALSRGSRWRRRHTRFIRTLLKKMEQEDMEVLYLRGNHDDVLERFLPFALGRLHIAKEYVHGAADGRRYLCVHGDGFDAISTNHRWLAVLGSLGYDVLLMVNRLYNRYRAWRGKEYYSVSRAIKGKVKSAVNFIGKYEEQLQNLAVKRQCEGIIAGHVHHPADAMVGDIRYLNCGDWVETMSAVVEYTDGRMETLLYKDFMKRLAYGECCGSVNSAGGNAEWASATHGTK, encoded by the coding sequence ATGAGAATTGATTTGGTGACGGATACCTATGAGCCGGACGTAAATGGCGTGGCCATGACTCTCGGGCGCCTGGTGAAGGATCTGAAGGCCCGGGGCCATCTGGTGCATGTTCTGAGGGCATCCGAACGAGGGAGCGCATCCATGACGGGCGAGACGGTCATGCCGTCCCTGTCCCTTCCCATTTACCATGAAGTGAAGATAGGGCTGCCTTCCGTCGACAGGTTTCGTTCCCGGTGGTTGAGGAAGAGACCGGATGTGGTGTATGTTGCCACGGAAAGCCCCATGGGCGCGTCTGCGTCCAAGGCGGCGAGGGCGCTGGAAATTCCCGTGGTGATGGGGTTCCACACCAATTTTCACCAGTACATGAAGAATTACAATTTTTCAGGGTTGGAAAATGCCGCTCTGAATTACCTGCGCAAATTGCATAATCGGGCCAGATTGACCGTGGTACCGACGGAAGAAATGCTCATTTCCCTGAGCGGACTTGGTTTTGAACGTCTGGCCGTCATGGGACGCGGTGTAGATACGGTTCTGTTTGACCCCGAAAAGAGGGATATTTCCCTGCGCCAGTCCTGGGGCGTCTGGCGGGATGAAATTGTGTTCGGAGTGGTGGGGCGCCTGGCCCGGGAAAAGAACCTGGTTACGGTTTTGAGCCTTTATACCCGCCTTCAGCGGGAGTTCCCGGACCGCGGAATGAAAATGGTTGTGGTGGGGGACGGCCCCATGATGAACGGCTTGCGCAGCGAATTTCCGGACGCCGTGTTTTGTGGCGTCCGCAGCGGGGAGGACCTGGCACGGCATTACGCGGCAATGGACGTGCTTCTGTTTGCCAGTGAGACGGAAACATTCGGCAACGTGTTGCTGGAAGGAATGGCCAGCGGGCTGGCAACAGTGAGCTACCGTTATGCCGCGTCCGCAGATGTAGTACTCAACGGTGTGAACGGCCTGCAGGCGGAGAAGGGGGATGTGGAGGGCTTTTATGCGGCCATGCGCCGCCTGCTTCAGGAGGCGGAGCTGGTCCGCAGGCTGGGAGAACAGGGGCGGCAGGCCGTCCGTTTCAGAACCTGGGACGCCGTCTGCGACCGGTTTGAGGAAATTCTTGCTTCCGTAGCCTGTGAGGAGAACGGCGCGGGATGCGCGCGTCCCCCATGCGGTGCGGTGCTGGAGTGCCGTACGGTGTTTCTTTCCGATATTCACTTGGGGACCAAGGATTCCAGGGCGGACGAATGCCGCAGGTTCCTGAAGCATATCCGGGCGGAAAAGATCGTGCTGGTGGGGGACATTGTGGATGCCTGGGCTCTTTCCCGCGGCAGCCGCTGGCGCAGGCGGCATACGCGTTTTATCCGCACTCTGTTGAAGAAGATGGAACAGGAGGACATGGAAGTACTGTACCTGCGCGGGAATCACGATGACGTTCTGGAGCGGTTTCTTCCCTTCGCCCTGGGGCGGCTGCACATCGCCAAGGAATATGTTCACGGGGCGGCGGACGGCCGCCGTTACCTGTGCGTGCACGGCGACGGGTTTGACGCCATTTCCACCAATCACCGGTGGCTGGCGGTGCTCGGCTCTCTGGGCTATGACGTGCTGCTGATGGTCAACCGTCTGTACAACAGGTACCGTGCCTGGCGCGGCAAGGAGTATTATTCCGTTTCCCGCGCCATCAAGGGAAAGGTGAAATCCGCCGTCAATTTCATCGGCAAGTATGAGGAACAGCTTCAGAATCTGGCGGTCAAAAGACAGTGCGAAGGGATCATCGCCGGGCATGTGCACCATCCGGCGGACGCCATGGTGGGGGATATACGCTATCTGAATTGCGGAGACTGGGTGGAAACCATGAGTGCGGTGGTGGAATATACCGACGGCCGGATGGAAACGCTGCTTTACAAGGATTTCATGAAGCGCCTGGCGTATGGGGAATGCTGTGGTTCCGTCAATTCCGCCGGAGGAAATGCGGAGTGGGCATCCGCCACACATGGGACAAAGTGA
- a CDS encoding tetratricopeptide repeat protein, translated as MKPIAYYSYAAALCTPFCCHASPLYGPLEAGMQESQLLSSLKSCKSLEGPGTDAYLSRTGLNGAFKTKKPIGGLYFSLHFDYDKEGALRSVSFYSNSKVSKDKYDTRLKSLYKRMLNGLTGLYGPPMNMPDWIEKDSLPAERVMYMHMWRIQPGCFLMSGLANAGASGYMPIFRFSPPSGMPPKSKKDRDKLKSEWAAIPEFYEFAKAERFLSNAVFAMSHKKHPEALQHFQKAADLGSPNGYWGLAHLYRVGTDGVEKNMQLAEEYTRKAALAGFARAAMKYGDTWEKACKALDFNKAEATEWINRNKRAARAGYASEQYNVGIMYQHGFGVERNLDTAREWLQKAADQGHVQAQAALKKLPEAPAGEPLLI; from the coding sequence ATGAAACCTATAGCCTATTACAGCTATGCAGCTGCATTGTGCACACCCTTCTGCTGCCATGCCTCGCCGCTTTACGGCCCTTTGGAAGCAGGAATGCAGGAATCCCAATTGCTGAGTTCCCTGAAATCCTGCAAATCCCTTGAAGGCCCCGGTACGGACGCCTACTTGAGCCGGACCGGACTCAACGGGGCCTTCAAAACGAAAAAGCCCATCGGCGGACTCTACTTTTCCCTTCACTTTGACTACGACAAAGAGGGGGCGCTGAGATCCGTTTCCTTCTATTCCAACTCAAAAGTGAGCAAGGATAAATACGATACGCGCCTAAAATCCCTGTATAAGCGCATGCTGAACGGACTGACGGGGCTTTACGGACCGCCCATGAACATGCCGGACTGGATTGAAAAGGATTCCCTCCCGGCTGAGCGGGTCATGTACATGCACATGTGGCGCATCCAGCCGGGCTGTTTTCTGATGTCCGGCCTGGCAAACGCGGGAGCCTCCGGCTACATGCCCATCTTCCGCTTTTCCCCGCCCTCCGGCATGCCGCCCAAATCCAAAAAGGACCGGGACAAGCTGAAATCCGAATGGGCAGCCATTCCGGAATTCTACGAATTCGCGAAAGCCGAGAGATTCCTCTCCAATGCCGTATTCGCCATGTCCCACAAAAAGCATCCGGAAGCCCTCCAGCATTTCCAGAAAGCCGCCGACCTCGGCAGCCCCAACGGTTACTGGGGACTGGCCCATCTTTACCGAGTAGGAACGGACGGAGTGGAAAAAAATATGCAACTTGCCGAGGAATACACGAGAAAAGCCGCCCTGGCAGGGTTTGCCCGTGCAGCCATGAAATATGGAGACACATGGGAAAAAGCCTGCAAGGCCCTCGACTTCAATAAAGCGGAAGCCACGGAATGGATCAACCGGAACAAGCGCGCCGCCAGAGCCGGCTATGCATCCGAACAGTACAACGTGGGAATCATGTACCAGCATGGATTTGGCGTGGAACGCAACCTGGACACGGCAAGGGAATGGCTGCAGAAAGCGGCGGACCAGGGCCATGTTCAGGCACAGGCGGCATTGAAAAAACTTCCGGAAGCTCCGGCAGGAGAACCATTGTTAATCTAA
- the hypE gene encoding hydrogenase expression/formation protein HypE: MFECPVPESVSDRIQMAHGGGGRLMNDLIRSVFLEAFGSPSGSVQNDSSVLPFPAGRLAVTTDSFVVQPLEFPGGNIGSLAVHGTVNDLAMSGAEPLYLTAGFILEEGLSLDVLNRVVRSMAEAARLAGVRIVTGDTKVVERGKGDGIYINTAGVGAVPHDLEISPASVRPGDVVLLSGDLGRHGMTIMGLRSGLSFGEDLCSDSAPLHESVAALIRAGIPVHCLRDVTRGGLTATLSEIAEASGLTVKLDEMSIPVRDDVRAACGLLGLDPLQVACEGRYLAILPGEYEDEALRLMRSCSVSSGACLVGQAEEFGAAPLLMKGRLGVERVLGMPSGMQLPRIC; this comes from the coding sequence ATGTTTGAGTGTCCTGTTCCAGAATCCGTTTCCGACCGCATCCAGATGGCTCACGGCGGCGGTGGCCGCCTGATGAATGACCTGATCCGCTCCGTGTTTCTGGAGGCTTTCGGTTCTCCGTCCGGCAGCGTGCAGAATGATTCCTCCGTGTTGCCTTTTCCTGCAGGGCGTCTGGCGGTGACAACGGATAGCTTCGTGGTGCAGCCCCTGGAGTTTCCCGGCGGCAATATCGGCTCCCTGGCCGTTCACGGGACGGTGAATGATTTGGCCATGAGCGGCGCGGAACCGCTGTACCTGACGGCGGGGTTCATTCTGGAGGAGGGGCTTTCCCTGGATGTCCTGAACAGAGTGGTACGCTCCATGGCTGAGGCTGCCCGTCTGGCGGGCGTTCGTATCGTCACAGGGGATACGAAGGTGGTGGAACGGGGAAAGGGCGATGGTATTTATATCAATACCGCCGGGGTGGGAGCGGTGCCGCATGATTTGGAGATCAGCCCTGCCTCCGTGCGTCCGGGGGATGTCGTTCTGCTGAGCGGGGATTTGGGCAGGCACGGCATGACGATCATGGGCCTGCGGTCGGGGTTGTCCTTTGGCGAAGATTTGTGCAGTGATTCGGCGCCTCTTCATGAGTCCGTAGCCGCGCTGATCCGTGCCGGGATTCCCGTGCATTGCCTGAGGGACGTGACCCGCGGCGGTTTGACGGCCACTCTTTCAGAGATTGCAGAGGCTTCCGGGCTCACAGTGAAGCTGGATGAAATGTCCATTCCGGTCCGGGATGACGTGAGGGCTGCGTGCGGCCTGCTGGGATTGGACCCGCTGCAAGTGGCGTGCGAAGGGCGTTATCTCGCGATTTTGCCCGGAGAATATGAAGATGAGGCGTTGCGCCTGATGCGCAGTTGCAGCGTTTCCTCCGGGGCCTGTCTGGTTGGCCAGGCGGAGGAGTTCGGGGCGGCTCCCCTGCTGATGAAGGGCAGACTGGGCGTGGAGCGGGTACTTGGCATGCCATCCGGCATGCAGCTTCCGAGGATTTGCTGA
- the hypD gene encoding hydrogenase formation protein HypD, producing MLVEFMQEEVYQLLDDLNHAVTRPWAVMEVCGGQTHAIASLGLEELLPPELRLIHGPGCPVCVTSVDLIDRAVELSLKPGVAVCSYGDMMRVPGSHGDLLSAKACGGDVRLMYSPLEAVALAGANPGLDVVFFAVGFETTAPATALAMQQARALGYANFSVLCAHVLVPPALEWLMDQQEGRPDGFLAPGHVCAVTGEKDYGRLAERYRVPMTVTGFEGTDLLHGILMCVRQLEAGEHGVRNAYRRYARPEGNPAAKRRMEDVFETEDRHWRGLGLIPDGGMKVRSEWRHMDASVRFDCRACDGTADEASGCMAGQVLRGLLKPVECPHFASSCTPLNPLGAPMVSGEGACAAYYRYKRS from the coding sequence TTGCTCGTCGAATTTATGCAGGAGGAAGTTTATCAACTGCTTGATGACCTGAATCATGCCGTTACGCGCCCGTGGGCGGTGATGGAAGTGTGCGGCGGCCAGACGCATGCGATCGCTTCCCTGGGACTGGAAGAATTGCTTCCGCCGGAGCTGCGCCTGATTCACGGCCCCGGCTGCCCGGTCTGCGTCACCTCCGTGGATTTGATTGACCGGGCCGTGGAGCTGAGTCTCAAGCCTGGTGTGGCTGTGTGCAGTTACGGCGATATGATGAGGGTTCCTGGTTCCCACGGGGATTTGCTGTCCGCCAAGGCGTGCGGCGGGGATGTCCGGCTGATGTATTCTCCGCTGGAGGCTGTTGCGCTGGCGGGGGCCAATCCCGGTCTGGACGTGGTGTTTTTTGCCGTGGGTTTTGAGACTACCGCTCCGGCTACGGCGCTGGCCATGCAGCAGGCGCGTGCCCTGGGGTATGCCAATTTTTCCGTGCTTTGCGCCCATGTTCTGGTGCCTCCCGCCCTGGAATGGCTGATGGACCAGCAGGAAGGAAGGCCGGATGGCTTCCTGGCTCCTGGACATGTTTGCGCCGTGACGGGGGAGAAGGATTACGGGCGTCTTGCCGAGCGCTACCGGGTGCCGATGACGGTTACCGGGTTTGAAGGAACGGACCTGCTCCACGGCATTCTAATGTGCGTCCGTCAGCTTGAGGCCGGGGAGCATGGAGTCCGGAATGCCTACCGGCGTTACGCAAGGCCGGAAGGGAATCCAGCCGCCAAAAGGCGGATGGAAGATGTTTTTGAAACGGAGGATCGTCATTGGCGCGGGCTGGGGCTGATACCGGACGGCGGCATGAAGGTGCGATCGGAATGGCGGCATATGGATGCTTCCGTCCGTTTTGACTGCCGCGCCTGTGACGGCACGGCGGATGAGGCTTCCGGCTGCATGGCCGGGCAGGTGCTGCGCGGTTTGCTGAAGCCGGTGGAATGCCCCCATTTCGCTTCTTCTTGTACGCCGCTGAATCCGCTGGGGGCTCCCATGGTGTCCGGGGAAGGGGCCTGTGCGGCCTATTACCGCTATAAAAGGAGCTGA